The Deltaproteobacteria bacterium genome window below encodes:
- a CDS encoding response regulator: protein MSRDNPLESTMAMGLTAADAPSVGSETTTQLVVIVGPDAGRRHAIEGDVVIGRDADAEICVADDGVSRRHTVIRRSASGEFIIEDLGSRNGTYVNGIRIGTAPLRSGDKIAIGTGTILLFTYHDRYEEQVLQAQKLHLLGQLAGGIAHDFNNLIVTVLGNVTYLKDSPPGASEMADCLDEIESAARRAAELTAQLMSFARPQRRVREVVEVTRLVAEVVALLRRTVPRSLEIVTAVPEDIAVIGDPSQLLQVLMNGCVNAKQAMPHGGVLRIEAQRTSPGGTPAERAARSASATMTAGGGGDFVRITISDTGAGMDAATLARVFQPFFTTKPKGEGTGLGLATAYRIVRAHGGDVTMDSELGVGSRLVVTLPAANPGDTAPMTPEPPRRGKLKGRALVVDDEPLVRSTTRRMLERFGLEVAVAVDGLDAIAVQAQSPSPFQVAIVDLDMPNLDGEQAIIRMRAFDPRLRVVVASGHADTERSLRLRALGRVTILPKPFDADSLWRHVAGALEGATNSADDG, encoded by the coding sequence ATGTCGCGCGACAACCCCCTCGAGTCGACCATGGCCATGGGCCTCACCGCCGCCGATGCCCCCTCGGTCGGCAGCGAAACCACCACCCAGCTGGTCGTGATCGTCGGACCCGACGCCGGCCGTCGTCACGCCATCGAGGGCGACGTCGTGATCGGCCGCGACGCCGACGCGGAGATCTGCGTCGCCGACGACGGCGTCTCGCGTCGCCACACGGTCATCCGTCGCAGCGCCAGCGGCGAGTTCATCATCGAGGATCTCGGCAGCCGCAACGGCACCTACGTCAACGGCATCCGCATCGGCACCGCGCCGCTGCGATCGGGCGACAAGATCGCGATCGGCACCGGTACGATCCTCTTGTTCACGTACCACGACCGCTACGAGGAGCAGGTCCTGCAGGCGCAGAAGCTCCACCTGCTGGGCCAGCTCGCCGGGGGCATCGCCCACGACTTCAACAACCTCATCGTGACGGTGCTGGGCAACGTCACCTACCTCAAGGACTCGCCGCCCGGCGCCAGCGAGATGGCGGATTGCCTCGACGAGATCGAGAGCGCCGCGCGACGGGCCGCCGAGCTCACCGCCCAGCTGATGTCGTTCGCGCGGCCGCAGCGGCGGGTCCGCGAGGTCGTCGAGGTCACGCGGCTGGTCGCCGAGGTGGTCGCACTGCTGCGGCGCACGGTGCCGCGCTCGCTCGAGATCGTCACCGCGGTGCCCGAGGACATCGCGGTCATCGGCGATCCCAGCCAGCTGCTGCAGGTGCTCATGAACGGCTGCGTCAACGCCAAGCAGGCCATGCCCCACGGCGGCGTGCTGCGCATCGAGGCCCAGCGCACCTCGCCGGGCGGCACGCCGGCCGAGCGAGCGGCCCGCTCCGCGAGCGCGACGATGACCGCAGGTGGCGGCGGCGATTTCGTGCGCATCACCATCTCCGACACCGGGGCGGGCATGGATGCCGCGACACTCGCCCGCGTGTTCCAGCCGTTCTTCACCACCAAGCCCAAGGGCGAGGGCACCGGACTCGGGCTCGCGACCGCATACCGCATCGTGCGGGCCCACGGCGGCGACGTGACGATGGACAGCGAGCTCGGCGTCGGCTCGCGCCTGGTGGTCACGCTGCCGGCGGCGAACCCCGGCGACACCGCGCCGATGACCCCCGAGCCGCCGCGCCGCGGCAAGCTCAAGGGGCGCGCGCTGGTGGTCGACGACGAGCCGCTGGTGCGCAGCACCACGCGGCGCATGCTCGAGCGCTTCGGCCTCGAGGTGGCGGTCGCGGTCGACGGCCTCGACGCGATCGCGGTGCAGGCCCAGAGCCCGTCGCCGTTCCAGGTCGCGATCGTCGACCTCGACATGCCCAACCTCGACGGCGAGCAGGCCATCATCCGCATGCGCGCGTTCGACCCGCGCCTGCGCGTGGTGGTGGCCTCCGGTCACGCCGACACCGAGCGTTCGCTGCGGCTGCGCGCGCTGGGCCGGGTGACGATCCTGCCCAAGCCGTTCGACGCCGACTCGCTGTGGCGCCATGTGGCCGGCGCGCTCGAGGGCGCGACGAACTCCGCCGACGACGGCTGA
- a CDS encoding leucyl aminopeptidase family protein, producing MLDSLTPREKPTATPIVAITRRELPAWLKSQSAMVRNWLDTNGFRGEHGKVALVPGKDGKLAQVVLGLGDGSDLWDYAAPVGKLPAGRYRFSRGVDGPRASDAAMAWALASYSFGRYKQRDRKAAVLVWPAGADRGLVTRTVEAIVHGRDLVNTPASDMGPVELAASGIALAERFGAEHSVIVGDGLLAHNYPTIHAVGRASNRAPRLFDLRWGDPAAPKLTLVGKGVCFDSGGLDLKSAAGMKLMKKDMGGAASMIALAHMIMDAALPVRLRLLLPIVENSVAGNAYRPGDVIRTRKGLTVEIGNTDAEGRLILCDALAEADSEDPDLLIDFATLTGAARVALGTDLPALFCTDDALRDAIIAAGERVQDPMWPLPLFRAYRKHLDSPIADLNNVGGVSEGGAITAALFLREFVGRQRRWLHVDTMAWNVSGKPGRPAGGEVFGVRGLFAALCERYGGT from the coding sequence ATGCTCGACAGCTTGACTCCGCGCGAGAAGCCCACGGCCACACCGATCGTCGCCATCACGCGACGTGAGCTGCCGGCGTGGCTGAAGTCGCAGTCGGCGATGGTCCGCAACTGGCTCGACACCAACGGCTTCCGCGGCGAGCACGGCAAGGTCGCGCTGGTGCCCGGCAAGGACGGCAAGCTCGCGCAGGTGGTGCTGGGCCTCGGCGACGGCTCGGACCTGTGGGACTACGCCGCGCCGGTGGGCAAGCTGCCCGCGGGCCGCTATCGCTTCAGCCGCGGCGTCGATGGCCCCCGCGCCAGCGATGCAGCGATGGCCTGGGCGCTCGCGAGCTACAGCTTCGGTCGCTACAAGCAGCGCGATCGCAAGGCCGCGGTGTTGGTGTGGCCGGCCGGGGCCGATCGCGGCCTGGTCACGCGCACGGTCGAGGCCATCGTGCACGGCCGCGACCTGGTCAACACGCCCGCGTCCGACATGGGGCCGGTCGAGCTCGCGGCCAGCGGCATCGCGCTGGCCGAGCGCTTCGGCGCCGAGCACAGCGTGATCGTCGGCGATGGCCTCCTGGCCCACAACTACCCCACGATCCACGCGGTCGGCCGCGCGAGCAACCGCGCGCCGCGGCTGTTCGACCTGCGCTGGGGCGACCCCGCTGCGCCCAAGCTGACGCTGGTCGGCAAGGGCGTGTGCTTCGACTCCGGCGGGCTCGACCTCAAGTCGGCGGCGGGCATGAAGCTCATGAAGAAGGACATGGGCGGCGCGGCCTCGATGATCGCGCTGGCCCACATGATCATGGACGCCGCGCTGCCGGTGCGCCTGCGCCTGCTGCTGCCGATCGTCGAGAACAGCGTGGCCGGCAACGCCTACCGCCCCGGCGACGTCATCCGCACCCGCAAGGGCCTGACGGTCGAGATCGGCAACACCGACGCCGAGGGGCGGCTCATCCTGTGCGATGCGTTGGCCGAGGCTGACAGCGAAGATCCCGATCTCCTGATCGACTTCGCGACCCTCACCGGCGCCGCCCGGGTCGCGCTCGGCACCGACCTGCCGGCGCTCTTCTGCACCGACGACGCGCTGCGCGACGCCATCATCGCCGCCGGCGAGCGGGTGCAGGATCCGATGTGGCCGCTGCCGCTGTTCCGCGCCTATCGCAAGCACCTCGACAGTCCGATCGCCGACCTCAACAACGTCGGTGGCGTGTCCGAGGGCGGCGCCATCACGGCGGCGCTGTTCCTGCGCGAGTTCGTGGGACGCCAGCGTCGCTGGCTGCACGTCGACACCATGGCGTGGAACGTCTCGGGCAAGCCCGGACGCCCCGCCGGCGGCGAAGTGTTCGGCGTGCGGGGGCTCTTCGCGGCGCTGTGCGAGCGCTACGGCGGCACCTGA
- a CDS encoding AgmX/PglI C-terminal domain-containing protein — protein MGSWKNFALPLVAAALLLGYYLWRAQQPAGADAPAAAPAPKVPARPQPGGGASPERAEPAAGATASTAAAPVASPATPPRKTERDRARSDALRLALRERARSHGGGRPPAPAEGDAPQPAELDKDYIQARIKDDLVPLATECYESVLEDDPKLAGKMVMTFQIVGDEEVGGVVDAAEVDPSSTLRNAAMDECMRESMMSLSFEPPEGGGSVSVTYPFVFASTPEQSSR, from the coding sequence ATGGGCTCGTGGAAGAACTTCGCGCTACCCCTCGTCGCCGCCGCGCTGCTGCTGGGCTACTACCTGTGGCGCGCGCAGCAGCCCGCCGGCGCCGATGCACCCGCCGCCGCGCCGGCCCCGAAGGTGCCGGCGCGGCCGCAGCCCGGCGGCGGCGCCTCGCCCGAGCGCGCCGAGCCAGCCGCGGGCGCGACCGCGAGCACCGCGGCGGCCCCGGTGGCATCGCCCGCGACGCCGCCGCGCAAGACCGAGCGTGATCGGGCCCGCAGCGACGCGCTGCGGCTGGCGCTGCGCGAGCGCGCCCGCAGCCACGGCGGCGGCCGCCCACCTGCGCCGGCCGAGGGCGACGCGCCGCAGCCGGCGGAGCTCGACAAGGACTACATCCAAGCCCGCATCAAGGACGACCTCGTGCCGCTTGCGACCGAGTGCTACGAGTCCGTGCTCGAGGACGATCCGAAGCTCGCCGGCAAGATGGTGATGACATTCCAGATCGTCGGCGACGAGGAGGTCGGCGGCGTGGTCGATGCCGCCGAGGTCGATCCCAGCAGCACCCTGCGCAACGCGGCGATGGACGAGTGCATGCGCGAGTCGATGATGAGCCTCTCGTTCGAGCCACCCGAGGGCGGTGGGTCGGTCTCGGTGACCTACCCGTTCGTGTTCGCATCGACGCCGGAGCAGTCCAGCCGATGA
- a CDS encoding lysoplasmalogenase has translation MTLVLPLALIGLALAALLMAEQREHAALQRVAKPLASLGFLWLAWRVGAGEHDFGRVLFVALVACALGDVCLLSRRPAWFLAGLSAFLIGHAGYAWAFASRGVAPTPALALAAVLALPAWAVLRWLRPFLEPGMRVPVLAYVVAITAMLACAWTCDAGHATPWIRAGATAFYLSDLAVARDVFVRREFFNRAWGLPLYYGAQVCIAIAASR, from the coding sequence ATGACGCTGGTGCTGCCATTGGCGTTGATCGGGCTCGCCCTCGCGGCGCTGCTGATGGCCGAGCAGCGCGAGCATGCGGCGCTGCAGCGGGTGGCGAAGCCGCTGGCCTCGCTGGGCTTCCTGTGGCTCGCGTGGCGCGTGGGCGCCGGCGAGCACGACTTCGGCCGGGTGCTGTTTGTCGCGCTGGTGGCCTGTGCACTGGGCGACGTGTGCCTGCTGTCGCGCAGGCCAGCGTGGTTCTTGGCGGGGCTGTCGGCGTTCTTGATCGGGCACGCAGGCTACGCGTGGGCGTTCGCGAGCCGCGGCGTCGCACCGACCCCTGCGCTCGCGCTGGCGGCCGTGCTCGCGCTCCCGGCCTGGGCGGTGCTGCGCTGGCTGCGACCCTTTCTCGAGCCGGGGATGCGGGTTCCGGTGCTGGCCTACGTGGTCGCCATCACGGCCATGCTCGCGTGCGCGTGGACCTGCGATGCCGGCCACGCGACGCCGTGGATCCGCGCCGGCGCGACTGCGTTCTACCTCTCCGACCTCGCGGTCGCGCGCGACGTGTTCGTGCGCCGCGAGTTCTTCAACCGCGCGTGGGGCCTGCCGCTCTACTACGGCGCCCAGGTGTGCATCGCGATCGCGGCGTCGCGCTGA
- the selD gene encoding selenide, water dikinase SelD: MKVRLTELSRAAGUAGKLRISELAQVLRRLPHHHDDDLMVGTETRDDAAVYRMGSRALVFTADFFAPVVDDPYDFGRIAATNALSDVYAMGGTPRVALNLLAAPAKLLGPRTIAAILRGGADACREAGTTVGGGHSVDDPEPKFGLAVLGVVPPKAVWRNVGAREGDALVLTKPLGVGVVTTAIKRGLARPAEIRAVTRLMSTLNRDAAAALRTIGRGVHAVTDVTGFGLLGHLFEMLDGSKVSARLRLAAVPVLAAARRLAHLDAFAGGSRANLASVAKRLVLAPGLPETSGLLLADAQTSGGLLAAVGPRALPRALAALDAAGVVGHVIGHLEAAPRGRVRVHVEP, encoded by the coding sequence ATGAAGGTTCGCCTCACCGAGCTCAGTCGCGCCGCTGGTTGAGCGGGCAAGCTCCGAATCTCGGAGTTGGCGCAGGTCCTGCGCCGTTTGCCGCACCACCACGACGACGACCTCATGGTCGGCACCGAGACCCGCGACGACGCGGCGGTGTACCGAATGGGTTCGCGCGCCCTGGTGTTCACCGCGGACTTCTTCGCGCCGGTGGTCGACGACCCGTACGACTTCGGCCGCATCGCCGCGACCAACGCCCTCTCGGACGTGTACGCCATGGGTGGCACGCCGCGGGTGGCGCTCAACCTGCTGGCCGCACCCGCCAAGCTGCTCGGCCCGCGGACCATCGCAGCGATCCTCCGCGGCGGTGCCGATGCATGTCGCGAGGCGGGGACCACCGTCGGGGGCGGCCACTCGGTCGACGACCCCGAGCCGAAGTTCGGGCTCGCGGTGCTCGGGGTCGTGCCGCCCAAGGCGGTGTGGCGCAACGTCGGCGCCCGCGAAGGTGATGCGCTGGTGCTCACCAAGCCGCTCGGGGTCGGCGTGGTGACCACGGCGATCAAGCGGGGCCTCGCACGTCCGGCGGAGATCCGCGCAGTGACGCGGCTGATGTCGACCCTCAACCGCGACGCCGCGGCGGCCCTGCGCACGATCGGGCGAGGCGTGCACGCGGTCACCGACGTCACCGGCTTCGGCTTGCTCGGCCACCTCTTCGAGATGCTCGATGGCTCGAAGGTGTCGGCCCGACTCAGGCTGGCGGCGGTGCCGGTACTCGCGGCAGCGCGGCGTCTGGCGCACCTCGACGCATTCGCCGGCGGCTCGCGGGCCAACCTCGCATCGGTCGCCAAGCGCTTGGTGCTCGCGCCGGGGCTGCCCGAGACCTCGGGCCTGCTGCTGGCCGACGCGCAGACCTCCGGCGGGCTGCTGGCGGCGGTCGGCCCACGCGCCCTACCCCGCGCGCTCGCGGCCCTCGACGCCGCGGGCGTGGTCGGCCACGTGATCGGTCACCTCGAGGCCGCGCCCCGCGGCCGTGTGCGCGTCCACGTCGAGCCCTGA
- a CDS encoding C40 family peptidase, producing the protein MSTSSSLSSAHAAIDEVRAWALAQFGWTHVRLQVDGDAGHLRVHGEVVAPRLLSRIRRSLAAAVPGATIDLRGVGWLAGDGFHAVPGDVVSLWRRPDRDDPRERVTELVPADGPLERLAVLDDATLVRVPDGTLGWLQGMPLGPRVPAPCFASPPSWHDGAVAAAVQLHLGAPYRIGGGTPNGIDCSALVQRLLSAIGWRVPRHSADQLAIGPHDGLGPDRAGTLVAQWSELEAPCHVGLALGDGTIVHASRSRREVVIDARDRWCGAAVRLAHVEREAIEALQRRAIGHRNLLEVLALGELEP; encoded by the coding sequence GTGAGCACGTCGTCGTCGCTTTCGTCTGCGCACGCGGCCATCGACGAGGTTCGTGCGTGGGCGCTGGCGCAGTTCGGGTGGACCCACGTGCGGCTGCAGGTCGACGGCGACGCCGGCCACCTGCGCGTGCACGGCGAGGTGGTCGCGCCGCGCCTGCTGTCGCGGATCCGTCGCAGCCTCGCCGCGGCGGTGCCCGGCGCGACCATCGATCTGCGCGGCGTCGGGTGGCTGGCCGGAGACGGCTTCCACGCGGTGCCCGGCGATGTGGTGTCACTGTGGCGTCGGCCGGACCGCGACGATCCGCGCGAGCGCGTCACGGAGCTCGTGCCCGCCGATGGTCCGCTCGAACGTTTGGCGGTGCTCGACGACGCGACGCTGGTGCGGGTGCCCGACGGCACGCTCGGCTGGCTGCAGGGCATGCCGCTCGGCCCGCGCGTGCCGGCACCCTGCTTCGCATCGCCGCCGTCGTGGCACGACGGGGCCGTCGCGGCCGCGGTGCAGCTTCATCTCGGTGCGCCGTACCGCATCGGCGGCGGCACCCCGAACGGCATCGATTGCTCGGCGTTGGTGCAGCGACTGCTGTCGGCGATCGGTTGGCGGGTGCCGCGACACTCCGCCGATCAGCTCGCGATCGGTCCCCACGACGGGCTCGGGCCCGACCGCGCCGGTACGCTCGTGGCACAGTGGAGCGAGCTCGAGGCCCCGTGCCACGTCGGCCTCGCGCTCGGCGACGGCACCATCGTCCATGCCTCGCGCTCGCGTCGCGAGGTCGTCATCGATGCCCGCGATCGCTGGTGCGGCGCGGCGGTGCGGCTGGCCCACGTCGAGCGCGAGGCCATCGAGGCGCTGCAGCGACGCGCCATCGGGCACCGCAACCTGCTCGAGGTGCTGGCGCTCGGCGAGCTCGAGCCGTGA
- the murE gene encoding UDP-N-acetylmuramyl-tripeptide synthetase produces MQPDRPTQPPFGWAEGFFTIGVTGTNGKTSTTQLQAAIVRAWGHSVLTISTVGYFIDEVRQDDLPRTLHGFHVAFERAQQRGITWAVVEATSKGLAEGYAKRWRFDLGVFTNLSPDHLQTHGTWEHYLAAKAQLFVHLGPGRTCVLNAADPAAMLIHQAVPADVRRRFFHAPARGPALTPADLAIASTELTAAGTTAVLVPGPLADALGGVLRLRMVGDVFAENALAAALAMDAAGAPADAIVRGLASALPVPGRFEVLHDDPVVAIDYAHSADALARTCDAARRLARGRVLVVFGAGGDSTPEKREPMGEAVGARADDVWITNDNPRREDPAAIAASLVAGVVRGARARPRVELDRARAIEQAIADAGPGDVVVVAGKGHERGQLVGGEELPFSDVDEVRRVLGART; encoded by the coding sequence ATGCAGCCCGATCGGCCCACGCAGCCCCCGTTCGGATGGGCCGAGGGCTTCTTCACCATCGGGGTCACCGGCACCAACGGCAAGACCTCGACCACGCAGCTGCAGGCCGCGATCGTGCGCGCGTGGGGCCACTCCGTGCTGACCATCAGCACGGTCGGCTACTTCATCGACGAGGTGCGGCAAGACGATCTGCCACGCACGCTGCACGGCTTCCATGTCGCCTTCGAGCGCGCGCAGCAGCGCGGCATCACGTGGGCCGTGGTGGAGGCCACCAGCAAGGGACTCGCCGAGGGCTACGCCAAGCGCTGGCGCTTCGACCTCGGCGTGTTCACCAACCTCTCGCCCGATCACCTGCAGACCCACGGCACGTGGGAGCACTACCTCGCCGCCAAGGCGCAGCTATTCGTCCACCTCGGGCCGGGGCGGACGTGCGTGCTCAATGCCGCCGATCCGGCGGCGATGCTCATCCACCAGGCGGTGCCCGCCGACGTGCGGCGACGCTTCTTCCACGCGCCCGCCCGCGGCCCGGCGCTGACGCCCGCCGATCTCGCGATCGCCAGCACCGAGCTCACCGCCGCCGGCACCACGGCGGTCTTGGTGCCCGGTCCGCTCGCGGATGCGCTCGGCGGCGTGCTGCGGCTGCGCATGGTCGGCGACGTGTTCGCCGAGAACGCGCTCGCGGCCGCGCTGGCGATGGACGCCGCGGGGGCGCCCGCCGACGCGATCGTGCGGGGGCTCGCCAGCGCGTTGCCGGTGCCGGGGCGCTTCGAGGTGCTGCACGACGACCCGGTGGTCGCGATCGACTACGCCCACTCGGCCGACGCGCTCGCGCGCACCTGCGACGCGGCGCGACGGCTCGCGCGCGGTCGCGTGCTCGTGGTGTTCGGCGCCGGCGGCGACAGCACGCCCGAGAAGCGCGAGCCGATGGGCGAAGCGGTGGGCGCCCGGGCCGACGACGTGTGGATCACCAACGACAACCCTCGCCGCGAGGACCCGGCCGCGATCGCGGCCTCGCTCGTCGCGGGGGTCGTGCGCGGCGCTCGAGCCCGGCCGCGCGTCGAGCTCGATCGGGCCCGTGCGATCGAGCAGGCGATCGCCGACGCCGGCCCCGGCGACGTCGTCGTGGTCGCGGGCAAGGGCCACGAGCGCGGCCAGCTGGTCGGTGGCGAGGAGCTGCCGTTCTCCGACGTCGACGAGGTCCGGCGCGTGCTCGGGGCCCGTACGTGA
- a CDS encoding pyridoxal-phosphate dependent enzyme, whose product MEHRAPELAQIRADAANLADAIVQTPMWWWRTDAITASRGPIGLQLKLELMQATGSFKARGALLAARELDADARARGLVAVSAGNHAIAVSWAARVQGSHAKVVMPRSADPWRVQRCREQGGEVLLVDDVHAAFATAQRIADDEGRTMIHPFEGPTVARGTGTIALEILDALPRLDAIVVPIGGGGLCGGIAAATKQLRPEVAVYGVEPIGADSMHRSFAAGSPQGIDAVRTIADSLGAPHAAPYSFALCRRFVDDLVRIDDDMMIRAMALLYAETKLAVEPAAAAATAAVLGPLAERLAGREVAVLVCGANLAPRRFAELVSPPQ is encoded by the coding sequence ATGGAACACCGCGCACCCGAGCTGGCGCAGATCCGAGCCGACGCGGCGAACCTCGCCGACGCGATCGTGCAGACCCCGATGTGGTGGTGGCGGACCGACGCGATCACGGCAAGCCGCGGCCCGATCGGGCTGCAGCTCAAGCTCGAGCTGATGCAGGCCACCGGCAGCTTCAAGGCCCGCGGCGCGTTGCTGGCCGCCCGTGAACTCGACGCCGACGCCCGCGCGCGCGGGCTGGTGGCGGTCAGTGCCGGCAACCACGCCATCGCGGTGTCGTGGGCAGCCCGCGTGCAGGGCAGCCACGCCAAGGTCGTGATGCCGCGCAGCGCCGATCCGTGGCGGGTCCAGCGGTGCCGCGAGCAGGGCGGCGAGGTGCTGCTGGTCGACGACGTCCACGCCGCCTTCGCGACTGCCCAGCGCATCGCCGACGACGAGGGGCGCACGATGATCCACCCGTTCGAGGGCCCCACGGTCGCGCGCGGCACCGGCACCATCGCGCTCGAGATCCTCGACGCGTTGCCGCGACTCGACGCCATCGTGGTGCCGATCGGCGGCGGTGGGCTGTGTGGCGGCATCGCAGCCGCGACCAAGCAGCTGCGCCCGGAGGTGGCGGTGTACGGCGTCGAACCGATCGGCGCCGACTCCATGCACCGCAGCTTCGCGGCCGGCTCGCCGCAGGGCATCGACGCCGTGCGGACCATCGCCGACAGCCTCGGCGCCCCCCATGCCGCGCCCTACAGCTTCGCGCTGTGCCGACGCTTCGTCGACGATCTCGTGCGTATCGACGACGACATGATGATCCGCGCGATGGCGCTGCTGTACGCGGAGACCAAGCTCGCGGTCGAGCCCGCCGCGGCGGCCGCCACCGCAGCGGTGTTGGGGCCGCTGGCCGAGCGGCTCGCCGGCCGCGAGGTCGCGGTGTTGGTGTGCGGTGCCAACCTGGCGCCGCGACGCTTCGCGGAGCTCGTGTCGCCGCCGCAGTGA
- a CDS encoding (2Fe-2S) ferredoxin domain-containing protein: MSRPRYCLRICDGPSCGVMHESERLVQLVERTIAADPSLQGRAVVRSYTCFGRCDDGPNLFVQELRPSDDVDADPDLDVLEQQRGFYPGMDETKILRVLVGHCGADQVVADLVDDY, from the coding sequence ATGTCCCGACCCCGCTACTGTCTGCGCATCTGTGATGGCCCGAGCTGCGGTGTGATGCACGAGAGCGAGCGGTTGGTGCAGCTGGTGGAGCGCACCATCGCCGCCGACCCCTCGCTGCAGGGGCGCGCGGTGGTGCGCAGCTACACCTGCTTCGGTCGCTGCGACGATGGGCCCAACCTGTTCGTGCAGGAGCTGCGGCCGAGCGACGACGTCGACGCCGACCCCGACCTCGACGTGCTCGAGCAGCAGCGCGGGTTCTATCCCGGCATGGACGAGACCAAGATCCTCCGCGTGCTGGTGGGCCACTGCGGCGCCGACCAGGTGGTCGCGGATCTCGTCGACGACTACTGA
- a CDS encoding PQQ-binding-like beta-propeller repeat protein — MARAAVTAALVLGASLLATGCARVLAHDAPAHGNLLAHAADGSRAGAARELATQVVVLVEHGSVRAIDPVHARTLWTLPVDVTGHPVANATTVFLPITGHRLVAVDRATGAPRFSAELPGEALTALAADGGAVIATVVGGRRGATAEVVALSSYDGHVRWRRAADRLLGAPAVAGTVAVVPMGDEVVALRLATGRELAREQLPSALGAGARVLHRGHAWFVGGGNRWVELGQGGRSHALEGAAAPVFPAGRVIDDGHGDDERLRLFLDLGERALGRDAILLSRRAVVAMRLSADGRPQRTRWVHREDKGEFVAMEVAGERVVLVREDGAIVQLSRGSGRELDRIAGAGAVRGALVLVSDRVAQGHADDAPPGDDVIAGLHALVQDPDPRLLPAQRLAAELLWRDDEAHVRAAVLALSSGQIRGEQTRAAEALRDHAAVLARGRWGAGSEADVAAVLTALRERPRFGDDATSRVRAIRDAASSGRREVIDALAVLLLDPGTSAAELVEVVETLAQLRDPAAVDPLVTFVRRYHADQAVAYESTALRQATAALLSMSGDDGAHAELAADALREVVADPLCEPALRAFIHAGLDDRRRPAHAATRETSCTQANCTDVPTPLLSAHL; from the coding sequence ATGGCACGTGCGGCGGTCACCGCGGCGCTGGTGCTGGGCGCATCGCTGCTGGCGACCGGCTGCGCGCGCGTGCTGGCCCACGACGCGCCCGCACACGGCAACCTGCTGGCGCACGCGGCCGATGGCTCGCGCGCGGGGGCTGCACGCGAGCTCGCGACGCAGGTCGTGGTGTTGGTCGAGCACGGCAGCGTGCGCGCCATCGATCCCGTGCACGCGCGCACGCTGTGGACCCTCCCGGTCGACGTCACCGGGCACCCCGTGGCCAACGCGACGACCGTGTTCCTGCCGATCACGGGCCATCGCCTGGTCGCGGTCGATCGCGCGACCGGGGCCCCGCGGTTCTCGGCCGAGCTGCCGGGCGAGGCCCTCACGGCGCTGGCCGCCGACGGCGGCGCCGTGATTGCGACCGTGGTCGGAGGACGACGCGGTGCGACCGCCGAGGTCGTCGCGCTGTCGAGCTACGACGGCCACGTTCGCTGGCGTCGCGCCGCCGATCGATTGCTGGGCGCGCCGGCGGTGGCCGGCACCGTCGCGGTGGTGCCGATGGGCGACGAGGTCGTCGCGCTGCGGCTCGCCACCGGCCGCGAGCTGGCGCGCGAGCAGCTGCCGTCGGCGCTGGGCGCCGGGGCCCGGGTGCTGCACCGCGGCCACGCGTGGTTCGTCGGTGGCGGCAATCGTTGGGTCGAGCTGGGGCAGGGCGGTCGCAGCCACGCGCTCGAGGGCGCGGCGGCGCCGGTGTTCCCGGCTGGCCGCGTGATCGACGACGGTCACGGCGACGACGAGCGGCTGCGGCTGTTCCTCGATCTGGGCGAGCGCGCGCTCGGGCGCGACGCGATCCTGCTGTCGCGACGCGCGGTGGTGGCGATGCGGTTGTCGGCCGACGGTCGCCCACAGCGCACCCGCTGGGTGCATCGCGAGGACAAGGGCGAGTTCGTGGCGATGGAGGTCGCCGGCGAGCGCGTGGTGTTGGTGCGGGAGGACGGCGCGATCGTCCAGCTCTCGCGCGGGTCGGGGCGCGAGCTCGATCGCATCGCGGGGGCCGGTGCGGTGCGGGGCGCGTTGGTGCTGGTCTCGGATCGCGTGGCGCAAGGCCATGCCGACGACGCGCCACCCGGCGACGACGTGATCGCAGGGTTGCACGCGCTGGTGCAGGATCCCGATCCGCGGCTGCTGCCGGCCCAGCGCCTGGCGGCCGAGCTGCTGTGGCGCGACGACGAGGCCCACGTGCGCGCGGCGGTGCTGGCGTTGTCGAGCGGACAGATCCGCGGCGAACAGACCCGTGCCGCCGAGGCGCTGCGCGACCACGCGGCCGTGCTGGCGCGCGGGCGCTGGGGCGCGGGCTCCGAGGCCGACGTCGCAGCGGTACTGACGGCGCTGCGCGAGCGGCCACGCTTCGGCGACGACGCGACCTCCCGCGTGCGGGCGATCCGCGACGCCGCGAGCTCCGGGCGGCGCGAGGTGATCGACGCGCTCGCGGTGTTGTTGCTCGACCCCGGCACCTCGGCGGCCGAGCTGGTCGAGGTGGTCGAGACGCTGGCGCAGCTGCGCGATCCGGCCGCCGTCGATCCCCTCGTGACGTTCGTGCGGCGCTACCACGCCGATCAGGCGGTGGCCTACGAGTCGACCGCGCTGCGCCAGGCCACCGCGGCGCTGCTGTCGATGTCGGGCGACGACGGTGCGCACGCCGAGCTGGCCGCCGACGCGCTGCGCGAGGTGGTCGCCGACCCGTTGTGCGAACCGGCGCTGCGTGCTTTCATCCACGCCGGTCTCGACGACCGCCGTCGGCCGGCGCACGCGGCGACGCGCGAGACCAGCTGCACCCAGGCGAACTGCACCGATGTCCCGACCCCGCTACTGTCTGCGCATCTGTGA